In Nocardia wallacei, the following are encoded in one genomic region:
- a CDS encoding peptidoglycan DD-metalloendopeptidase family protein, translated as MGSGFETPDRPDHEGVDFAVPLGSPVYAFADGTVTAAQDSGVSGFGGWVVLSHVVDGKPLSTVYGHMDPGGVLVSVGQQVTAGQPIARSGNSGQSTGPHLHFEVHNSADRIQQYAPTNPTPYLEAARKGTTGTGTSPNPDQQAAAADSYRDRNAVAVISTGKSMNVPDQGIVIALAVALVEDELRNRASEAVPESKQYPNDGVAPGDHKSIGIMQQQAGMDYGTVAEIMNPSHAAAEFYKRLLATDWQSKDFTVAAADVQRPREDLRGKYGAREAEARELFTRLQGVAPSGGTGTCGPNGGTPGQPTPPGDPGTGAAVVAAARSQIGRPYVWGGGNADGPTGDPAGFDCSGLTLYAYAQATHGAVQLPHYTGDPGNPGQMGQGQPVADLSQAQAGDLVFFGADGKAEHVGVYAGGGQMIHAPTFGTPVSESPVSDGGQLISIRRYITQNNGSAAVAAAAPTTGGQQQ; from the coding sequence ATCGGCTCCGGATTCGAGACCCCGGACCGGCCCGACCACGAGGGCGTTGACTTCGCCGTCCCGCTCGGCAGCCCCGTCTACGCATTCGCCGACGGCACCGTCACCGCCGCCCAGGACTCTGGTGTGTCCGGATTCGGCGGATGGGTGGTCCTGTCGCACGTCGTAGACGGCAAGCCGCTGAGCACGGTCTACGGGCACATGGACCCCGGCGGCGTGCTGGTCTCGGTCGGCCAGCAGGTCACCGCCGGCCAACCCATCGCCCGATCCGGCAACAGCGGCCAGTCCACCGGCCCGCACCTGCATTTCGAGGTGCACAACAGCGCCGACCGCATCCAGCAGTACGCGCCGACCAACCCGACTCCCTACCTCGAAGCGGCCCGCAAGGGCACGACCGGCACCGGCACCAGCCCGAACCCGGATCAGCAGGCAGCCGCCGCGGATTCCTACCGCGACCGGAACGCCGTCGCCGTCATCAGCACCGGCAAGAGCATGAACGTGCCCGATCAGGGAATCGTCATCGCCCTGGCCGTCGCCCTGGTCGAGGACGAGCTACGCAACCGCGCCAGCGAGGCGGTACCGGAGTCGAAGCAGTACCCCAACGACGGCGTAGCCCCCGGCGATCACAAGTCGATCGGGATCATGCAGCAGCAGGCGGGCATGGACTACGGCACCGTCGCCGAGATCATGAACCCCTCGCACGCGGCCGCCGAGTTCTACAAACGCCTGCTCGCAACCGATTGGCAGTCAAAGGATTTCACCGTGGCCGCCGCCGATGTCCAGCGGCCCCGCGAGGACTTGCGCGGGAAATACGGGGCGCGCGAGGCCGAGGCCCGCGAGCTGTTCACCCGGTTGCAGGGCGTAGCGCCCAGCGGCGGAACCGGCACCTGTGGCCCCAACGGAGGCACCCCAGGCCAGCCGACCCCGCCCGGAGACCCCGGCACCGGCGCGGCCGTCGTCGCGGCCGCCCGATCCCAGATCGGACGGCCCTACGTGTGGGGCGGCGGCAATGCCGACGGCCCCACCGGCGACCCCGCCGGATTCGACTGCTCCGGACTGACGCTCTACGCCTACGCCCAGGCCACCCACGGCGCGGTGCAGCTCCCCCACTACACCGGCGACCCCGGCAACCCCGGCCAGATGGGACAAGGCCAACCGGTCGCCGACCTGTCCCAGGCCCAGGCCGGTGATCTCGTGTTCTTCGGTGCCGACGGCAAGGCCGAACACGTCGGTGTCTACGCCGGAGGCGGCCAGATGATCCACGCCCCGACCTTCGGAACCCCCGTTTCGGAAAGCCCAGTCAGTGACGGCGGCCAGCTGATCAGCATCCGCCGGTACATCACCCAGAACAACGGATCGGCCGCCGTCGCGGCCGCCGCCCCGACCACAGGAGGCCAGCAGCAATGA
- a CDS encoding SCO6880 family protein, with product MGSQKYAGWRKPESTGLIPGLSSGMSMAAVGAMAMAIGSAYLLNSMTGAIVILVVAVLLIGPSMIRFRGTSAGDYFISWARSLPIRRRMAHRYRTGLFAHVPGGHSRLPGLASPITLDRLFDPMTGDDIGALINPVHRTVTIVMNISATGRDTQPEATTNAQVAGWGEFVRRAGEFGDVAGIAVVTDTVPETGARYNVEIDKRRHESAPGLVLELMDDRTENLATDRIRYTQRIAVTFRYSSGNFRSGMESVARRLEELTDAAAGAGLFATFATVGEVIAFTHAAFNPAAGPMLDEAMALDGDPGITWNDAGPTYHDPEHSYYLHDSGKSFTFRAWDYPVQPIEDDVLAQLLAPTYRAPYKRVTMIYRPYRPQDAIEITDGDYRDAFAAVQRRKRGLVDARQQMRYDDIAATREDLAEGHGLTRVGILVTVTVPIGTSGVDETAFIRGAGVRASIKFAPCFSDQAAMFLAGLGIGVYPDMDETDVTDILSA from the coding sequence ATGGGATCTCAGAAATACGCCGGATGGCGCAAACCAGAATCGACCGGCCTGATTCCCGGCCTGTCCTCGGGCATGTCCATGGCCGCCGTCGGTGCCATGGCCATGGCGATCGGGTCCGCCTACCTGCTGAATTCGATGACCGGCGCAATCGTGATTCTCGTCGTCGCCGTACTGCTCATCGGCCCGTCCATGATCCGATTCCGAGGAACCAGCGCCGGGGACTACTTCATCTCCTGGGCCCGCAGCCTGCCGATCCGCCGCCGCATGGCGCACCGGTACCGCACCGGCCTGTTCGCCCACGTCCCCGGCGGACACTCCCGCCTGCCCGGTCTGGCCTCCCCGATCACCCTGGACCGGCTGTTCGACCCCATGACCGGCGACGACATCGGCGCACTGATCAACCCGGTTCACCGCACCGTCACCATCGTCATGAACATCTCCGCGACCGGCCGCGACACCCAGCCCGAGGCCACTACCAACGCGCAGGTGGCCGGATGGGGGGAATTCGTCCGACGGGCCGGAGAGTTCGGCGACGTGGCCGGTATCGCGGTGGTCACCGACACCGTTCCCGAGACCGGGGCCCGCTACAACGTCGAGATCGACAAGCGCCGCCACGAGTCCGCGCCCGGCCTGGTGCTCGAGCTGATGGACGACCGCACCGAGAACCTGGCCACCGACCGCATCCGCTACACCCAGCGCATCGCCGTGACCTTCCGCTACAGCTCCGGCAACTTCCGCTCCGGCATGGAATCGGTGGCACGACGCCTCGAGGAGCTGACCGACGCGGCCGCCGGCGCGGGCCTGTTCGCCACCTTCGCCACCGTCGGCGAGGTCATCGCCTTCACACACGCCGCGTTCAACCCGGCGGCCGGGCCGATGCTGGACGAGGCCATGGCCCTGGACGGTGACCCCGGCATCACCTGGAACGACGCGGGCCCGACCTACCACGACCCCGAACACAGCTACTACCTGCACGACTCCGGCAAGAGCTTTACCTTCCGAGCTTGGGACTACCCCGTGCAGCCGATCGAGGACGACGTGTTGGCGCAGCTGCTCGCGCCGACTTACCGCGCCCCCTACAAGCGCGTGACCATGATCTACCGGCCCTACCGCCCGCAAGACGCCATCGAGATCACCGACGGCGATTACCGCGACGCCTTCGCCGCCGTGCAGCGCCGCAAGCGCGGATTGGTCGATGCCCGCCAGCAGATGCGCTACGACGACATCGCCGCCACCCGTGAGGATCTGGCCGAAGGCCACGGCCTGACCCGCGTCGGAATCCTGGTCACCGTCACCGTGCCCATCGGCACATCCGGCGTGGACGAAACCGCGTTCATCCGGGGCGCGGGTGTGCGCGCGTCCATCAAGTTCGCGCCGTGCTTCAGCGACCAGGCCGCCATGTTCCTGGCCGGGCTCGGCATCGGCGTCTACCCCGACATGGACGAGACCGACGTGACAGACATCCTCTCCGCTTAG